The following nucleotide sequence is from Primulina tabacum isolate GXHZ01 chromosome 2, ASM2559414v2, whole genome shotgun sequence.
CTCCCCAAAAAGGCAGTGTAAAATTCAAGAACTGTTCGATCGGAGACCTTTCCACTGAGAAATTCAATATTTACTGTTTTTTAAATGCTATTTGCCTTTGCTGAGTCAGCGATGGCCCACAGGCATCGCTACCATATTCGGGCAATTGCCTGTCTATGTCGGCTTTTCCcctttctctcttcttttttttttttttgcatgcaAACTTAGTACATGCCCCACCGCCCTTTTTATCTGACTGATACACTGTTACACACACAAGCGTAATCCTGTTAAAAAGGTTTCAATTTCCCTTTTTCTATCTGGGTTTATTCGTTTGTTTGAGGAAGCCATCCATTGTGTTCTGCACGGAAATCAAGGGATTTTGGTTCCAAAGGAATATCTCCGCCAGCTGATTTTAGAATTTGGTAATTTTACTTTCCCGATAAGAAAGAGATTGACTTGAAACAGAGTGGCCCTGAATTCGTTTGACCCTTTCGTTTGATTTGCTAGCGGTTTCTGAATCTTGATTGAATTTGCAGTGGAAGTTGTGATTTCTTTGCTTTTGGTTTCTTGGGATTGAATTGTTGAGTTATCTGGTTGTTGTTGGATAGATTTCGAACTTGAATTAGATTTTTTTAATTACTAATTTGGCTTTTGAATGTCTGCAATTAATTGTGTTTTTAATGGGTTTCTACTTCTAAAGCACAGCCTTATGATTTTCATTTCCTTTTATTGGTTTCTTAGTGGGTTCATAATGATTGATCATAAGTTGTTTTGCTCTAAGGAATTGAACTTGAGTCTTGTTTCCTTCTTGTTAATGCTAGAAATTTGTTTTGTACGGTGGCTCACTTaatttcaaaatctttcaaaaacTAAAGATGCTGAATATATCCTTTGTGTTGTGGTGATTGTAAGCCATGTATGTTGGTAATGaatatgatatttaaaattaaggGCTTCAGCCCATAACCCGGAAATTCGGGTCTGTGATTGATTTGGGCATTTTGTTGAATGTGTTCGTAAGATGTACCTATTACTAACTCCAGAAATTTATTCCATTTGTTATCTTGTTAATCTGTGGTTTATCATTAATATTGAATAGCCTTTCCTTTCATACACGAGGTtaatattgcatattttttatggatCCTTCATTCTTGATTATCTTGGgtgaaaattaaatgatgaaaaggCTTATGTTTGGGAATCACaattgttttgttttaaaacagATCCTGAGTTGCTTCTATTCTGTTAAACTGATGTCCTGTTCAAACGAGATTTGATGGAAGTATAGGTTCTCtgtaattaaattaactaaCCGATTTTTATCATCAACATTTTAATGGTCCTTGGTTCATGCATTCGCATAACTTGTTTGTTATTTGTGTGATCCAGGATGTATTTAGCAGATGTCATATGCCTGCATACTAATTTGGAATTAAGGGGGCATCGCCAGGTAAGAGCAAATGGGAGCCTCAAACTCTAGATTGGAAGAAGACAAAGGATTGCAGCTTTGTCGTGCGCGAAAGAAATTTATCAAACAAGCACTTAACGGTAGGTGTTCTGTAGCAGCAGCTCATATTGCTTATATAGAGGAAATGAAAATTTTAGGAGCTGCTTTAAGGAGATTTGCAGAAATTGATGCTCGAGTTGaatctttttccttcccttcAAGAAATGTAACTACCGAGCCACGTGCTTTCACCGAGAAATCTGTCTCTCAATTATCTCTGTCCTCTCCATCCCGATCACAATATGAGGATGCCACTGTGAATGTCTCTCCATCTCCATCATCCCAAGTGTTGAAGTATAACTCACATCATATGAAATTTATAAGCATGTTTTCCAAGAAAGTTGAGGAGAAGCCTCCTGTGCATGTTGCGGTATCGGTTATCCCAACCACTCCTCCAAGCACCACTCCTCGTTCAACAGAAGTACCCGAAGCATCATCCTTTGAAACTCCTTCCATCCCATCAGAAACTCCACCTTGGGATTATTTTGGCCTTTTTAATCCAATTGATGATCATTTTCCTTCACAAGAGAGAAACGGATTTGATCACAGGTCTGAACACTCTGATGAGATTGAACATCTCAGGGCAGAGGAGGGCATTCCGGATCTTGAAGATGTGGAAGAGAAGTTATCCTCACATGGGATAGACGAATCTCATGACTCTGAAGACGAATTTGACGAGCCCTCCTTAGCTACACTTGTTCGgagttttgaaaatgttaatgTAGCAACAAAAAATGATGCCAATAATGAGTTATCCGCGGCACCTCAAGAAAATAGAGTATCTAAAACCAAGCCTCCAAGTTTTGAAAATGTGACAGAAGCCAAAGAATCTGCTGTCAATGAAGATTCATCTATGAAGTCATCAGAAACCAAGTCTCCgggttttgaaaatatgatcaAAGGCAAAGAATTTGTCTTCAATGAAGATCCATCTATAAAGTCAGAACGCGTAGCATCAGAGACCAAGTTTATCAACGGGAAGAAAAATAACTCTCCTGATCTATCACCATTAAGAGCCACATCTTCAAGATTTATGCATCTGAATGATGCGAAGATAAATCCAATTACAGAAAGCGAAGTTGAAGATAAGGTTGCACCTAAGGACTTCTATTCTAGCATGCAAGAGATTGAACATCTTTTTGTTAAAGCATATGAATCTGGTAAAGAAGTTCCTCGGATGCTTGAAGCAAATAAATTTCATTTCCGTCCAGTTTTCCCTGGGAAAGAAAGTAAGTACCTTTCTCAGTCTCTCTCTTGTATGTACACGCACAATTGCACCAAGGGTTCATGTGTATTCAAATATGCATGCCGgagtgtttttattttttgttcaatAGCAAAGTGGGAACTTCATGTGAAATTCCAAGAGAATTTTCATCTATCGGTTGATCTTATGAATTatgttattatatttattaatgcATGGATGAAAGGCCTTAGTTCTTTTGCTTTCTCATTAAATTTTATGTATGATAGATACTTTCAGTCATCAATGAAGTATGGTACGGAAAAAAATCACATCTTTGAGTGGCATTTTATTTCGTCATTAACTAAGCactaaatatattaaaaacctTATGAAAATGTCCATTGAAGACCTTATTCAACTACAATTCTAGAAATTATCCATGctttaattttttcattttccttGGTATAAGTTTTCTTTCATCAATATAAATTCCAATTTCATGTAAATTGGTGATATTCAGTAAAGGATTCTTCTTTTGGCAGGTGGATCAGTTGCCTCATCTCTACTGAAGTCTTGTTTCTCTTGTGGGGATGATCCAAGCGAGATTCAACAAGGTAGGTCTGCCCCACTATATTTCTGTGGAGCTATTTTTCCGGTGCCCTGGCATTATGGATCTTAGTAGTGACTGTCTTTGAAAGCATCACTTTCAGTTACCTTCATGGTTTATCAATTGACCAAGGGTTTTTTGTTCATTGGAAAGAGGTTGTGATTGATGAGATAGATAGATAGTCTATGATGATACCGTTTTGATCAACACTAGGGGACGTTAGTGTTCTTCCCTTCCACTTTTTAGTTTTGAATATCTCAAACATTCTCCTAAAGACTCAGAAATGACACAGTGTGCAGCCGTAAAGTATAACATAGTTATCACATGTTTGTGTAATAATAATCACCAGCCAGGTGTTCAATTGCATGTATTGAATTCATATATTTTACTTTTATCAgattgaaaataaaacaaacataTGTTTTTGGTTTTTGCACGGTCAAGGAAACATTTTTATTACAATTACTCAAATCAGGCATGGATGCATGGTAAGAATGATTTGTGTAACATGGGGAATTTGTATTTCTTTCCTTAAGTATGTTTATTATTGTGGCCAAGTGCATGCACTTGTATGTCTGAATTGCATAGatattgttggaattgaataatatattttggaaTCATATGTCATACCATTAAGATTCTGATATACCtttaatatgatttaattatgaattcttatattaaaaaaaaaagagggagATATTTTCACCCATACAATGAGGTGATCAGTATAACCTAATTTGAAAGAGATTGACAGATCTTGATCGGGAATTATCTTGATATAGATGCTCCTTTCTTCATGTTTTAAAGACTTCCTATCATGCAATTTTAACTCAAGTTATCTTCATTCAATAATTGGATTGCTCATTCGTTGTTTAATTACTTATCTAGAGCCTCCTCAAAATTCTGTCAAGTACTTAACGTGGCATCGGACATCATCATCTCGATCTGCTTCATCTCGGAATCTTCTTGGTGGAAAATCCATTGAGGATATCAATGATGTGAGTAAAAATCTCTTTGAAGACTTCTGTATGGTCTCTGGAAGTCATGCCTCAACTTTGGATAGGCTCTATGCATGGGAGAAGAAGCTTTACGATGAAGTGAAGGTATGCTCAAAAGTTTACATTTTCTTGCAAAACATGATTATGTGGGGATCAAATAATACCATTCCCCTTGTTTCAGGCTTGTCAAGTGCTTAGAAGTAATTTTGATATGAAGTGTAAGCTTCTTCGACATAAAGAATCACAAGGATTGAATACTGACAAAACACGTGCGATAGTTAAAGATCTGCATTCGAGAATTAGAGTTTCTATTCATAGAATTGACTCGATCTCAAAGAAAATCGAAGAAATTAGAGATAAGGAGCTTCAGCCTCAACTCGAGGAGTTAATTGAAGGGTATGGATCTGTTTCTGGTTTCAGCTATCAAATACATACAATCACTCACCATAATTTATTAGGACATTTGATGCATATTACATATTGGAGTAACAGACTGATGATCAAGCTGGCGGCAGGTTCAGTTCCTAAGGGCCGAGGCAAttgctttttaaaaaaattacaaataatcCCACACGAAAAAGGCTTTCCTACATATCCTTGAATTTACATACAATAACTTTCGTTGCCCTTTGATTGATTTTACTAGCCTGCCCCCTAAGCAATATGTTTTGAACAGAACATGATGCCTTCAATGTTAACTTCAAGTTTATATTTCCCGTCTCTAGCCTTGCAATGTTGAAACGTAGAAAATATTATTGCATCACCTCCGATATGCTTAGAAAAGAGTTATTTCTTACACTTGTCCCTGATCACAGATTAAGAAGAATGTGGGAAATGATGAAGGATTGTCACAGACTTCAGTTTCACATTATATCGATCTCGATTGCCCCTGGAAGCACGAAGAACAATATACAATCAGATTCACTGAGACAGATTAGTATCCATCTCGAAAATGAACTCAACACTTTATCGTCCAACTTCACAAAATGGATTGGCGCTCAGAAAATTTATGTTGAAGCCATAAATAAGTGGCTATTCAAGTGTGTTTCTCTCCCACAGAATACTACCAAGAGAAACAAAAGAATGAGACCTCTTCCCATTAAAGAGTGCGGTCCACCTATATACATGATCTGTGATTCATGGTTGGAGATGATCGATAGGTTACCGTGTAAAGGAGTCGTtgattctatcaaagatttggCAGCAGAAGTGGCTCACTTTTTGCCTCGTCAAGAGAAAAACCAAGGAAAGGCCACTAATCGATCTCGTAATGTGTCGTTGCTTGATGGGATGGATAGTGATGATCGTAGTATAAAGACAGATGAGGTTCTTGAGGATCTGATACCTACATTTGACAGCTTTCGTACAAGGTTGGCGGGTTTTCTTGGAAAGTTGAACAACTTTGCCGAATGTTCTGTCTCTATGTTCACTGATCTT
It contains:
- the LOC142524311 gene encoding uncharacterized protein LOC142524311, with protein sequence MGASNSRLEEDKGLQLCRARKKFIKQALNGRCSVAAAHIAYIEEMKILGAALRRFAEIDARVESFSFPSRNVTTEPRAFTEKSVSQLSLSSPSRSQYEDATVNVSPSPSSQVLKYNSHHMKFISMFSKKVEEKPPVHVAVSVIPTTPPSTTPRSTEVPEASSFETPSIPSETPPWDYFGLFNPIDDHFPSQERNGFDHRSEHSDEIEHLRAEEGIPDLEDVEEKLSSHGIDESHDSEDEFDEPSLATLVRSFENVNVATKNDANNELSAAPQENRVSKTKPPSFENVTEAKESAVNEDSSMKSSETKSPGFENMIKGKEFVFNEDPSIKSERVASETKFINGKKNNSPDLSPLRATSSRFMHLNDAKINPITESEVEDKVAPKDFYSSMQEIEHLFVKAYESGKEVPRMLEANKFHFRPVFPGKESGSVASSLLKSCFSCGDDPSEIQQEPPQNSVKYLTWHRTSSSRSASSRNLLGGKSIEDINDVSKNLFEDFCMVSGSHASTLDRLYAWEKKLYDEVKACQVLRSNFDMKCKLLRHKESQGLNTDKTRAIVKDLHSRIRVSIHRIDSISKKIEEIRDKELQPQLEELIEGLRRMWEMMKDCHRLQFHIISISIAPGSTKNNIQSDSLRQISIHLENELNTLSSNFTKWIGAQKIYVEAINKWLFKCVSLPQNTTKRNKRMRPLPIKECGPPIYMICDSWLEMIDRLPCKGVVDSIKDLAAEVAHFLPRQEKNQGKATNRSRNVSLLDGMDSDDRSIKTDEVLEDLIPTFDSFRTRLAGFLGKLNNFAECSVSMFTDLQKSIQDAKDKYEQPKSQQTKVV